A window of the Xenopus laevis strain J_2021 chromosome 9_10L, Xenopus_laevis_v10.1, whole genome shotgun sequence genome harbors these coding sequences:
- the LOC121398090 gene encoding histone H4, with protein MSGRGKGGKGLGKGGAKRHRKVLRDNIQGITKPAIRRLARRGGVKRISGLIYEETRGVLKVFLENVIRDAVTYTEHAKRKTVTAMDVVYALKRQGRTLYGFGG; from the coding sequence ATGTCTGGACGCGGCAAAGGAGGAAAAGGACTGGGGAAAGGAGGCGCTAAGCGGCACAGGAAGGTGCTCAGGGACAACATCCAGGGCATCACCAAGCCCGCCATCCGCCGCCTGGCACGGAGAGGGGGAGTCAAGCGCATCTCTGGTCTCATCTATGAGGAGACTCGTGGGGTCCTCAAGGTTTTCCTGGAGAATGTCATCCGGGACGCCGTCACCTACACCGAGCACGCCAAGAGGAAGACCGTTACCGCCATGGATGTGGTGTACGCTCTCAAGCGCCAGGGCCGCACTCTCTACGGCTTCGGCGGATAA
- the LOC108703793 gene encoding histone H2B 1.1-like, translating to MPEPAKSAPAAKKGSKKAVTKTQKKDGKKRRKTRKESYAIYVYKVLKQVHPDTGISSKAMSIMNSFVNDVFERIAGEASRLAHYNKRSTITSREIQTAVRLLLPGELAKHAVSEGTKAVTKYTSAK from the coding sequence ATGCCTGAACCAGCCAAGTCCGCTCCAGCCGCAAAGAAAGGCTCCAAGAAAGCGGTGACCAAGACTCAGAAGAAAGACGGGAAGAAGCGCAGGAAGACAAGGAAGGAGAGTTACGCCATTTATGTGTACAAGGTGCTGAAGCAGGTGCACCCCGATACCGGCATCTCGTCCAAGGCCATGAGCATCATGAACTCCTTTGTCAACGATGTGTTTGAGCGCATCGCAGGGGAAGCCTCCCGCCTGGCTCATTACAACAAGCGCTCCACCATCACCTCCCGGGAGATCCAGACCGCGGTCCGACTGCTGCTGCCGGGGGAGTTGGCCAAGCACGCCGTGTCCGAGGGCACCAAGGCTGTCACCAAGTACACCAGCGCCAAGTAA